One bacterium genomic window, CGAACTACGGCGGAGACACGAACAACTCGCAATTCCTGGTCGCCCCGGGCGGGTCCGGCTCGGCCTCCATCCTGAGCACGGTCCATCCGTCGGTCCTGGGCGGATACGCCGAGCTCATGGGGACCTCCCAGGCCGCGGCGCACGTCTCCGGCGTGGCGGCCCTCGTCTGGTCGGACACGCCGGCCTTGACCGTCAATCAAATGAAGCAGGCCCTAAGCGCCTCGGCGGTCGACCTCGGCACCCCCGGACGCGACAAGTACTACGGCTACGGCCTGGTCAACGCCTGCGGGGCGTTGCTGAAGGGCCGCGAGATCGCCGGTTCGCCCTCGGCCTTGACCGGGACCCTCAGACTTTCCTCCAATAACGTCGACTTCGGTCCCATGGGCACGACGCACACGGTGGTTATCAGCGGCGGGTGCGGCTCGGTGTCCGGCATCACGGCGACCAAGCACGTGGACACCGGCCCCAGCTCCTGGCTCGCCGCGACGCTCACCAGCGGCACGACCCCGTCGCAGATGACCTTCACGATCAACCGCGAGGGACTTCCCCCGGGCGACTACACGGCCACGGTGACGGTCAACTCCTCGGCGGGGAGCCTTCCGATCGCGATCAAGATGAAAGTCGGAACGGCCACGACCTCCGGCGGGACGGAGGCCGGTAACCTGCGCAAGGAGATCGAGGACTTCCTCGCGGGCGGAGGCAGCGGATTCAAAAACGAGGTGGACATGGGCGAGGTGATCATCCTCCTCATCGACGCCGACAGCGGCTCGGCCCAGTACTACACAAAGACGGACTTTACGGCGAACTACAACTTCCAATTCGGCGGCATCGCCCCGGGCTCCTACTACGTGCTGGCCGGCGTGGACGCGAACCTTGACGGCAACATCTGCGTGGCCGGCGAGGATGAGCCTTGCTTCGCTTACCCCAGCCTGACGAATCCCGAGGCCATCGAAGTCACCGCCACGACGAAGAAAAACGATCTTGTCCTGATCTATTAAAGACGTTACCTCCGGGTCCACACCAAAGGTGCGATTCAGCCTTTTGGTTTTTTTCGGAGTTCATCGTGTTTAAGGGCATTGTCGAGGGCACGGGGAGAGTCCTGAAGGTCGCTCCGCTCAGGGGCGGCAGCCGACTGAGAATCCAATCCCCATTTGCGCTTAAAGACTTAGAAAAGGGCGACAGCATCGCGGTCAACGGGTGTTGTCTGACGGTTGTCGGAAAGTCCGAAAGGACCTTCGAGGCCGAACTCTCCCACGAAACCCTGAGAGTCACGAATCTCAAGGGCGTTCACGTCGGCTCCCTGGTCAACCTGGAGCGGCCCCTACGCTTGGCCGACCGGATCGACGGGCATTTGGTGCAAGGCCACGTGGACGGCGTGGGACGGATCCGGTCTGTCAAGAAACCGGGTGGTTCCTGGGAGATCGAGGTCTCATTCCCAAAGGCCCTGCGGCGTTACCTGATCCCCAAGGGGTCGGTCGCCGTGGACGGCATCAGCATGACGGTCAACCGCCTGACCCCGCGGAGTTTCACCTTGGCCGTCATCCCCCACACCTTCCAGGCCACGAATCTCAAGGCCAAGCGGGCGGGCGACCCCGTCAACTTGGAGGTTGACATGGTGGGCAAATACCTCGAATCTTTAAGCCGTTATGGCGGAAAGAAAGCCTAAATTAGGACTCATCGAGGGCGCTAAAGACCGCATCGAGCGCGCCTTAGCCGAGATCCGCGCGGGCCGCATGGTCATCCTGGTCGACGACGAGGACCGCGAGAACGAGGGCGACATCGCCATGGCGGCCGAAAAAGTGACGCCGGAGGCCGTCAACTTCATGGCCAGGCACGCCCGCGGCCTCATCTGCCTCTCGCTGACCGCCGAAAAATGCGACGAGTTGGGCCTCACCATGATGGTGAGCGACAACACCTCCCAGTTCGGCACCGGATTCACCGTCTCCATCGACGCCCGCGAAGGCGTCACCACGGGCATCTCCGCCAAAGACCGCGCGGTCACGATCCTCAAGACAATCGCGGAGGGCACCAAGCCGTCCGATTTGGCCAAGCCCGGTCATATTTTTCCGCTCCGGGGCCGCGCGGGCGGGGTGCTCGTGAGGAGCGGACAGACCGAGGG contains:
- a CDS encoding riboflavin synthase, whose product is MFKGIVEGTGRVLKVAPLRGGSRLRIQSPFALKDLEKGDSIAVNGCCLTVVGKSERTFEAELSHETLRVTNLKGVHVGSLVNLERPLRLADRIDGHLVQGHVDGVGRIRSVKKPGGSWEIEVSFPKALRRYLIPKGSVAVDGISMTVNRLTPRSFTLAVIPHTFQATNLKAKRAGDPVNLEVDMVGKYLESLSRYGGKKA